TTTCGCTTTTTTGGCAGTTCGATCGATCTTATCTCGTTTTTCTTCTCCGAATCATCTTCCACAATGCATGTTGGACCAGACGCGCCAAGTCGATGAACGAACAACTCGCCTGCTAGATCGGTATATACACGTACATATATCATTGTAGGTGTTGGAATTTGAATCATCATGGCGGCGGCCGACCTCCTACCGGACGACGTGCTGGAGGAGAtcctccaccgcctcgccccgtcgccgcgcAGCCTCGCCGCGTGCCGCGTCGTCTGCAAGGCctggcgcgccgccgtcgacaccCGGTGCCCGCCCCCGCGCCCGGACCTCCTCCCGCTCTCCCTCGCCGGCATCTTCTTCTCCGGCTTCTACTTCGCACATGAGTACCTACCGGGGTTCTTCGCACGGCGGGGGCACCATCACTGCGACCGGATCTTCCCCAAGCTCGACTACCTCGACGACGCACCCATCTCCAAGCTGGAGGCCATCGACCACTGCAACGGCCTCCTCCTAATGCAAGAGTACatcgtcaacccggccacgcgGCGGTGGGCACGGCTGCCCCCGACGCCGGAGTGGAGCCCCGCGGGATCGGACTTGGAGGCGGTGGTCACCGACTCATGTCGCGAGGAGTACCTCGTGTTTGACCCAACCGTCTCGCCGCACTACGAGGTGTTCTCCATCCCCGAGCTTGTCTTCTGCAGAGGTGATGACAAAGACAATGCCGAATCGGTGGTAAGACAGCATGAGTGGCCGCCATCGCCATTTGTCGTGCAAGTCTATTCGTCGGCGACGGGGAGGTGGGAGAAAAGGTCGCTCGTCCGGCGAGGGGAGGCCGCCGGGACCATTGCTGATGTGCACTACTCATCTTGGATGGCAAGTCACCACCTCTACGGCGTCTATTGGCGGGGTGCACTTCACGTTCAGATGAAAAATAACGATGTTATAAGGTATTagcttcctctgtttcatattatagatCATTGCTTTGACTTTTCTTTTCGAGTTAAACTTATTCAGGGTTGATCGAATTTCTTAACAAGAGAGCAAGCACTCACTCAAGCTCATTAATTATTTGCTCATCGTTTTTAAACTcaaggaataaaaataaattaaataaaaacatACAATCAGTTTGAGAAAACAAAGAGCAAATTGATTTATCTTTtgctttaagtaattattaattcttttcctatcattttcctatcatttgatttattgttaaatatattttatgtaggcatataattttacatatttcacaaaagtttttgaataagatgaacggtcaaacatgtactaaaaagtcaacggtgtcaaacatttcgaaacggagggagtatttgctaaTTTGTTGGTTTTGCAGAATAACCTTGTTAGATGATAAGTATCAAGTGATCAAGTCACCAAGCGATATCAATCTAAACAATCATCCTTATATTTACCTTGGAAGATCAAAGAAGGGGGTATGCTGTGCATCAATTGATGACAAACAACATCAGCGTCTTCAGGTTTGGCTGCTGCACGAAGTACTGCTTGGTGGTGATCAGATGGAGTGGATGCTGATACACGACGTCAGTCTCGAGCAGATCATGGCAGATTTCCGCTGGAATCCTGAAGCTGTTAAGCCATGGATCAAACATAATACGTACCGTGGCGAGAACAAGAATAATGAAGAAATATCAGAAGATGAATCTCCTGGTTGGGACTCTGAGGATGATAGCATCGTTGTTTATACGGAAGATATGGTACGATGGGACATGAATGGATACACTTATATCCTTGGACTCCATCCTTTTAAAGAGATTATCTTTTTATTTAACTCACATCAGGATAGAGTATGGGCTTACCACTTACACAGCTCAAAGGTTGAATTCTTGGGTATGTTATGGGTAGGCTTTTCAGAGGAGATAGGGCGATCATTTTCATATACGCCTTGTTGGATTGGAGATTTATCTTAAAACATTTTGTTACTAATTTATAATAATCCATTATTAGTATACTCAAGACGGATCTTCGTGGTCATATGGCCATCTTGTCTCCGTAGTTTCTTTCATCCACAGGTGTATGACTGGCTATGGGCTTCGTGTACATGGCGTCGTTGCATGGGTAGAGACGATTATGGTGTTCTTTAGAAAATTGGTCCTTAGGATTTTTCTTTGCTTCACTGGTGGGCCATCTGATAAATGGTGAATGGCTTATAAAGATTGTGGTTGCGTTGACAGATGGTGGCGTAGGAACAAATCTAGTTCGGGATTGGAGCACAGCCTCTCTAATGTTTACTTAGGGGTTCTATGGATCTATTATTTCGGATGTACGAATATTATGATCTTCAAAAGCCACTATACAATTGTGGTTTGTCTGAATTTTTCTTGGTTCTCTGTTTGTCCTCTCTTCCACTCGTGACAGGATTGGTGAGAATCTGGAACAACATAGGGTGGCTACGGTTGTGATGGATTGTTATGACCTGAGATTGGTTGAGATGAACAGAGAGAAACAGAGGAGAATAGTGAAAACATAGTAAATGAGTTGTTTGATGGTATTTTGTAGAATAAAACTTTATCAGTGGCAATATTTTAGAACCCACGCTTTGTCGATAGCATGGAATGGATTATCTTTAAACTAAATGCTTCGTTCTAACCTACGTATAATgagttgcatatatacataaatcTCTAAAACATGAATTCAAGGGTCAAGCGATATTTTTTCGGTCAGCAATTGGCCTCGCGCATATATTTTGAATCTCCAGCAACAATCAAATGGCCAACAGTACACCATATCACTAACATCCAAATTTTCAAACACACGTTACTGAAATTGATCCAAACAGTTTTGGCTATAGACATCGGCTGTATTCAGCCTTGAAACCTATTCCACTACGACATATCACTGCATTGCAGCTCATTCCGCATCAGATTCTACCATGTCGTCGTTGCTGTCCTGTTCAGTAATGCCCTCCCTCTCCAATTCATCCATAAGGCTCCTACCTACACAGGCCATGCCGCGACCGCCACCCCTTCCACTTCCACAtggtctccctctcctccctctacCCCTGCTCATTGCCTTCCTTACCTTTTCGAAGTTTGCAGGATTTTTTGGGCAGGTAGTTGTGTAATGGCCATCCCTCAGTCCACACCAGCTGCACACCCTAGTACAGAGCTTCTTCCCCCTTGCACCAAGTGATACATTCTCTTCTGGACCTACTGTCCGCTCTTTAGTCTTTGGTTTGGGTGGTGGTTCTTGGCTTATGACTTCAGTTGATGTGCCCGCACCATTGTTGCGTGCAACGAGATCATCCCTACATGCCACGCTGTCTGGAAGCATCTTTTTTCCTTTCGCAGCACTTTAAGGGCGGCCATGGCTATTTCAAATGCAACCCTTGACTTACTACCTAACCGTACAATAGCCATTGCCTCAGCTAGCAGTGTCTTTTGTCGGTAACTTTCTTCCACACTGTCAGGTCCAGCTGTAACACGGTCACGCCTGTCAAATGACATGTCACTTCTGGCTTTCATCGTGTAGCGTCGGAGCACATACTGAGGTGGTATCTTCTCGACCTGAGCATGGATGAATGTCCGAAGAAGGTGCGTGCATAATAAACCTAACACAAATAAGCAATTTACCAGCAGAAACAAACAATTCAGCAAGCTAAATTTGTTATTATGTATCTCGGACTGGAATCAGAAGAGTTTTGTTCTTACCAGTATGTTCCCACTGCTTGCACTCACATTCATAACGACCTTTCTGAACGTCCGCTAACACTTTAAATTGTAGTTGGCACCAATCATGCTTCTCAGAATGCTCCATGTCCAACACAGTCCACCTGTTTGTGTTGCCAATGTCCATGTCGATCCTGAAAGCTGTGCAATCATCCAATGCCTCCTCGAACAACTTGAACACAGCTCTTGTGTACACCCTTGACATCTGCACCGCGAATGACCACCTTGTCTTTGTTATCAGCATGCCCTGCATATGCGATGGTATTAAAAACAAAGTGGCCCACTAGTCAGCAGGGAATGCAAAAATAGGCAACGATATACATACCAAACAAGCCCTGGTCTCAGCAGCCTCCTTCGCTTCCCGTGAAATTATGATATCAAGCATCCTACGCGCAAAACTGTGCAGATTGGTTTGGTGATCGACGAAATTTCTCTTAACTAGTTTGTTCACACTCTCACTCTGCTGAGTAGATGTCATCCTGCCACAGTAGTCCTTCTTGAAGAGCGCTGGGATCCATCTGTGCCTTATTTCGTACAAGTTTTGCAGGGTCACACTATCCTGCAAATCAAACTCATCAATGAACCACGACCACGCATTTTCAAACTCCTGTGGGGTGTATGTCTGGTTCACGCACAACAACAATTCCGATTCAATGCGATCGTCCCTTGCATACAGAATGTTGAGTGCCTCAGAGTGATTCTTCAGTATGAGCCACCTGCACAGCCTATGTATTGTCTTCGGAAAGACATTTGTTATGGCCACCACGATCACATCGTCCTGGTCTGCAGATACACAAGATTAGTGAATACTTATCTTATCAGTTCACAATGTGTTTACTGCTGAACCATGAGCTATTGTTGACATAAACATTGAAGGAATTACTTGCCTGTTAGCACGCATCTAGGCGAGGGGCAATCCTCCATACagtttttgaacgttttgaatAGCCATTCGAATGATTCTATCTTCTTGTCTCGCAGTAGTGCACAACCAAACAGAGTGTCTTGTATATGGTGGCTTGCTCCAACGAACATCGCCAAGGACATCCCATATATGTTCGTCTTGTATGTCGTGTCCAGAGTGACTGCATCACCAAAGTCCGCATACTCGGCCTGACTGCTAGCATGGCTCCAAAAAATGTTCTTCACCACACCATCCTCATCGAGCTGCATGTCCCAGTAAAATTTAGAGTTCTGCATCTTGCATTCACTGAAGAAAGCGAATAGTTTGTTGATATCATCCGCCATCTCCGCGCGTTTGTTAGCAGCCCTCCTGTGTAAATAAATATCACAGATTCAATATGAAACTGTAGGGGGTTACTGATGCACCAACACAACATGCgaagtgacaaaaaaaaatattcagcaCTTCAACAGCACTATATAATACCTGATTTCCACGTCCGGTGATGTGAATGGGACATTTTCCTGACCTTCATGCATGTTTTGGGTAACACGACACTCTTGCACCGTGTCAGCTCTGTTCCTATGCGACCTCATTTGTTTGACAGCTGATGGCGCTGGCGATGGCGTCAACGGGTGGTTGTGCCCTATAACGACGACGTCAAAAACTACAGATGACAATTTGCCGTCAGTTGTGACATTCTTGATTTTAACATATGCTTTGCAGCCAGTCCTCTTCGATGTCCGTTTCCTCTCCCTGTTCGCCTCATCGCCCCTGTATTTGTGCCTCCCCTCCCTTGCGCAGCATATCTCCCGTATCGTCCGCTTCAATCTGCTTTTCCTGACATCAAAACCTGCATGGCATGCGTATTTCTCATAGAAATCGTAACGCGTGATCAAACGATTCGAACACCATCCCCTCCTTCGGCACCAAGTCAGAACTAACCCCAGGTCCCTGCCAGTAGTCAAATTTTTACAATCATGCATACGGTGAAACTTCACGCTAACAGACTAAACAAAACAATGCTTAATTGCTTTCAGTAAGGCCTTGTTCATTTAATCCCTCACCCAAGGGGATTGAAAAGGATTCGAAGGGGATTAATTTCCTAActaatcccctccaatcccttcCTCATGGGGATGGATAACTAGGCCTAAAATGGATCCGACTGTGCAAAATAGATTGGAATGACTCCGATGCACAACTGCTATCAAAAAAATGGATCTGAAATGGGGgtttgtggggggggggggggggggggggggggcgctcaCATGGGTGTAAACCATCGATCGACTCGGGGTCGCCAGATCCGCCGGCTGCGGAGCACGAAACCGTGCCGCCTCCACGCTCCTCAGTGGGATCGACTCCTCCTCGCAGGTGCGGCGGCCATGGCacgccgacgacgtcgtcggcacatcaccatcgccgccgccgccgccgccgccgctacgcaAGCGCGAAGCGACGGGCAAGGCGGCGGAAGCAGATGATGGAGAGGGTGGCGCCAGGGTCGGGGCCGAGCACGGCGACTCCGGCGATCGCATACCGGCGGCGAAGTAGGATCGCCGCGGACGGAGGAGCCTTTGGTGGTTGTCTTCCTGGAGCGACACGAGACGACGCTCACATCGGTTTTTACTTTTTTACCCCACGGTCAATTGTTTTGCGGGGAAGTTACTGCTCTTTCCGTTTTTCCTGTGGAAGCGAGCGTATTATACGggattttttcttcattttttgcGAAATATGCGGATCTATCTGACGAGGAGTCGAGGAGCAGTTACGCAAATAGTTTTTCTTCACGATAATTTTTTAATTCATGTATTTAGAGATATAATAAATTATGTGTTCAGCAATTTTATGACCGGTATCTAAGTAAACAATACATGCAGCAGTACTCGCTCAGTTTGTTTGTCCATGTTCCCAACCTCTCTTTCTCGATTTCCgcgcgtacgcttttcaaactgctatttcggtacgttttttgcaaaaagtttctgtacgaaagttgtttaaaaaaatcatattgttctatttttgaaaaaaaaaatagctaataattaattacgtgctaatggatcgctctgttttccgtgcaaGAGACAAGTGTTCCGAACATGTTCTCTCGATCGCAGCCTGAACAATAGCCTCTAAGCTATTTTCTAGAACatgatactccatccgtcccgaaatatttgacgccgttgactttttagcacatgtttgaccattcgtcctTCGTCACGCTGCTGGCCGCAAggacggtggtggcggggcGCTCTCCCCACGAGTAATCCTAGTGGCAGGGACACCCATGGGTACTCAGAAGCTGCAGGTTGCGGGAGGCCGTGGTCAGGTGGTAAGCGCGGCAGATCCAGCCACGTCGGAGGTAGATCCGCCTCGCCCGACGGCGGATCTAGTCCCCCCGTGGCCAGATCGAGTTGGAGAGGTGGCGGTAGCGGGAGTGGTCGGCGGTGGCAATGGCTAGATCCGGCGAGAGGCAATGGCTGGAGTAGTCAACGGGGTGGATCCCCCCTTCCCTGAGGCGGACCTATGGTGCAACCTAGTGAGGCGCGGGGTGGGCACGGTGGCTGTGGCCAGTGGAGTAGGGTGGTTCCGACGGCGGCGAAGctcacgcgacggcggcgacagatGCCGATACAGCACGCACGAGGAGGCGCGACaggtggcggcgaaggctgACGCGGTGTGAGGAGgtgcgccggcgatggcggatgTCAATGCGACAAGGGTGACACCACAAGGAGACTGGCAAAGCGGTGGGCTCTGATGCAGCGGTGCCCATGCACCGGTGGAAGTTAGATGGCATTGGAGCAATGGTACGTCAACTGTGGATAGGCTGGCGGCTGGCGACAGGTGAA
The sequence above is drawn from the Oryza glaberrima chromosome 10, OglaRS2, whole genome shotgun sequence genome and encodes:
- the LOC127786215 gene encoding uncharacterized protein LOC127786215 — encoded protein: MAAADLLPDDVLEEILHRLAPSPRSLAACRVVCKAWRAAVDTRCPPPRPDLLPLSLAGIFFSGFYFAHEYLPGFFARRGHHHCDRIFPKLDYLDDAPISKLEAIDHCNGLLLMQEYIVNPATRRWARLPPTPEWSPAGSDLEAVVTDSCREEYLVFDPTVSPHYEVFSIPELVFCRGDDKDNAESVVRQHEWPPSPFVVQVYSSATGRWEKRSLVRRGEAAGTIADVHYSSWMASHHLYGVYWRGALHVQMKNNDVIRITLLDDKYQVIKSPSDINLNNHPYIYLGRSKKGVWLLHEVLLGGDQMEWMLIHDVSLEQIMADFRWNPEAVKPWIKHNTYRGENKNNEEISEDESPGWDSEDDSIVVYTEDMVYDWLWASCTWRRCMGRDDYGVL
- the LOC127753461 gene encoding protein FAR1-RELATED SEQUENCE 5-like isoform X2 — its product is MDLGLVLTWCRRRGWCSNRLITRYDFYEKYACHAGFDVRKSRLKRTIREICCAREGRHKYRGDEANRERKRTSKRTGCKAYVKIKNVTTDGKLSSVVFDVVVIGHNHPLTPSPAPSAVKQMRSHRNRADTVQECRVTQNMHEGQENVPFTSPDVEIRRAANKRAEMADDINKLFAFFSECKMQNSKFYWDMQLDEDGVVKNIFWSHASSQAEYADFGDAVTLDTTYKTNIYGMSLAMFVGASHHIQDTLFGCALLRDKKIESFEWLFKTFKNCMEDCPSPRCVLTDQDDVIVVAITNVFPKTIHRLCRWLILKNHSEALNILYARDDRIESELLLCVNQTYTPQEFENAWSWFIDEFDLQDSVTLQNLYEIRHRWIPALFKKDYCGRMTSTQQSESVNKLVKRNFVDHQTNLHSFARRMLDIIISREAKEAAETRACLGMLITKTRWSFAVQMSRVYTRAVFKLFEEALDDCTAFRIDMDIGNTNRWTVLDMEHSEKHDWCQLQFKVLADVQKGRYECECKQWEHTGLLCTHLLRTFIHAQVEKIPPQYVLRRYTMKARSDMSFDRRDRVTAGPDSVEESYRQKTLLAEAMAIVRLGSKSRVAFEIAMAALKVLRKEKRCFQTAWHVGMISLHATMVRAHQLKS
- the LOC127753461 gene encoding protein FAR1-RELATED SEQUENCE 5-like isoform X1 encodes the protein MHDCKNLTTGRDLGLVLTWCRRRGWCSNRLITRYDFYEKYACHAGFDVRKSRLKRTIREICCAREGRHKYRGDEANRERKRTSKRTGCKAYVKIKNVTTDGKLSSVVFDVVVIGHNHPLTPSPAPSAVKQMRSHRNRADTVQECRVTQNMHEGQENVPFTSPDVEIRRAANKRAEMADDINKLFAFFSECKMQNSKFYWDMQLDEDGVVKNIFWSHASSQAEYADFGDAVTLDTTYKTNIYGMSLAMFVGASHHIQDTLFGCALLRDKKIESFEWLFKTFKNCMEDCPSPRCVLTDQDDVIVVAITNVFPKTIHRLCRWLILKNHSEALNILYARDDRIESELLLCVNQTYTPQEFENAWSWFIDEFDLQDSVTLQNLYEIRHRWIPALFKKDYCGRMTSTQQSESVNKLVKRNFVDHQTNLHSFARRMLDIIISREAKEAAETRACLGMLITKTRWSFAVQMSRVYTRAVFKLFEEALDDCTAFRIDMDIGNTNRWTVLDMEHSEKHDWCQLQFKVLADVQKGRYECECKQWEHTGLLCTHLLRTFIHAQVEKIPPQYVLRRYTMKARSDMSFDRRDRVTAGPDSVEESYRQKTLLAEAMAIVRLGSKSRVAFEIAMAALKVLRKEKRCFQTAWHVGMISLHATMVRAHQLKS